The Pieris brassicae chromosome 7, ilPieBrab1.1, whole genome shotgun sequence genome includes the window gacCTACCATATGAATGTCACACTGTCagcaaaattgattttaaaataaaattgtatttatttaacattcaatACGAGAGCGAAAACCAACATATAACTTCGAGCAAGTTCCTCATATATAGCTCCACGTCTTGTTGAACCCTCAAATCTCAAAATAACACCTGAAAATTTAGGGTACGCTTAAAAGGTATGTTTTAGACAACCTGTGGTGTGATTGCTTGGCACTTTAAATACAGGATAGCTatataacgttttttttatctctttatgtttatttatttgcttttgtatttaatgtttttattatttttctcttaaGTCTAGCTGCTAAGTAAAGAAAGTATACTATGGCTTTTGCCTTCAGGCAACACTTTGTacctttagtttatttataacgttttttttatattcttaaccCTACAACGGGTAAATTTGTCATATCATCTAGACTTTAGAAGTGAGTTTGGAATGCATGGTCTGTCTAAGTATTTCCaaagcaattaaattttagCGTAAACGATcgtggattttttttctcgTGTTTAAGTTGAAAcctaacacatttttaaatttcaggcATTGTAAATTTACCGTcctctattaaaatataatttaatttcagacactttgttattttttccatttaaatttaattatgttttacaaCGAATAGGCGCTGAAATATCCAAGTGGCTGGAAACCACGCGTAAAGATATGATAAAAAAACGAGTTAACATcacttgaaataaaaatcacatttaATTGGAAGTAAGCTTTTTGAAGAGGTTTATTCTCCAGGATTATACTTAGGGTTTGATacattaatgtatgtattgaAAACATGTATAAAAATTCCGTACACAACGTACATCACATtcatcatatttaaaaagagaaTGAATATTATCTTTGGTTAACgcatataaagaaaactttgTGATACATACTTTTTGCAATATTTACAGAAGTCGTATCAAATGCTTTTCGCCAATCGTGGTGAGTAAGAAATACGAAAGATAGCAGTAACCATGGACCTGAATTAATTGCTGCAagagtaatttattttcatcgATATTATCTTCGTCATCCGTTGCTATTGCCACTTGCTTACTTCGGATgagaaaacaaataatagcCGATATTTCATTCTCGCATTACTTGCATTTTTCTTTGCTGTAATGGCTAGTGTTAATCAAAAAGGTCTCCATTTTGACTGCAacgaatatacatagcaagaTTACTTGTAAAAAGTTGTACTCTAAATTATCCAAAAAACTAATACCGATACAACTttttaaggtctgggcctcagatttctatgtATCTTTCGTGTTTCGTTGTTTctattaggcaagtaggtgatcagccttcggagacacacgccgtcgacttttcaCACGTCGACACACGGGTCTAAGGCATGGATTCCTCACGACGTTTTTCTTcatcgtacgagcgagtgttaaatgcgcacacgGACGCTTCATTGGTTTACACCCGAAGTTCGAACAGCGAAACGCACCCCAAACATTAGTTGTGTAAGTGAATCTGTTCAATCAAAAACTATAGCTATATAAGTCTTTGCATCATCTTGACATCGGTTCCACAAAGCGTTTTTTCAAGGAACTACAGTGTGCACCTGGTTCGAGTTGATGTATTTTTAAGCCTTTCACTTAGGGACCTTCAAGACGTTTCctttttaaaggccggcaacacaacCTTTAGCTTTCCTTTGGCAATCGTCTAGTCATTAGTACTTCGCTCTAAATGACCGGCCTGATCATGTCtcataaaaaacttaattcataattatttcgtttctagttatatttttttggctTCCTAACACTCTTGTGTTCGTCAAAGAATTTGAATaagttttcaaatttaatcCCTATCAAAAAACTCAACgacaattttatacaattgtaTAATACTTCAGAAGCAAggataattttcaatttaacaaaattaaatgttcCGACGTCGCCAATTTCGAATTCTTGTAGTTACCAGATTCGTTTGAAGAcaggtattttatatttcagattgtaattttgtatttctttcGTTCAAAGTCTATTAAACACTTTGAATTATTGTtgatttgtgttttatttcacTGTTACGatcttaaatgtataaattcaatatcatATAGTCCATAAAactcatatatttaaataaaacacattttttacaaaacgtAAACTTTGAAACTACTACTACTTAAAAAATCCCTACTAGAAAGTTACATTATACCTGAGTAACGTATACaactttaattttcaaataataaatgtcatgCGAGGCCGGTACAGACCGCTTATCTTATATAAAACACCATTGGTATTACACCAAATCAAATAACACCGatcttttgaaaattttgtatgtgtttcgtgatttttttttctactagTAAGACTCTTCTGTGTCTGAAACACGCCTTTTTCTTACATTGTTTTCCTTGAATATTCTGATGTGAAAGTTTCATGCTCAAGACACTAGGGTAAAACTGCTAGTCTGGTAATAGGTATTTAAACATGAGATATTCGATAACCTTAAGGCGCTCGAAACGTCGAGTTATGTAaattcagtaaaaaaaatcatttaaatgtgATATTCCAGCCAAAGACAATATTGCGATGCATATAACATATCCGTAAATGCTTGCTGAATAGCAGTAATCTCTTACAAAAGGAACGCGTGACTTGAGTAATGGCATACAATTATTCAACTGTATGTACCTAAGCTTGAAAATAACAGatgtttttcataatatcCCCATTTATTATGATTGCTTAAGACTATGTTTACGTTCTAAGCAGGAGTGAAGTCAGTAAAATTTGATTACAGGCCTGGTGAAACAAACCAAAATTGTTTTGGTGTGGATAATATTATACCGGCATTGTTATTCCCATCTCAACAAGAAATAAAGGTGTACATCAAATATATTCCCGAGATTTCTTAATTCAATAAGGACAGAAAAAAGCCTACCAAATGATTGTCTTTGACAATTTCGTCAGGTTTCGGagcattaaatttataaaaatatccaaTTTTAGAaccaatatttaagaatatatacaaaacttttATTCTTCCACGTTTGTTGTATATCCGTTTAGGATATTCTTTTCATAGAAAATTTCTTATAGAAAAAATTGGttgaatatttagaaaatataaaatgcgaATAATGAGTACAAAAATCAGAATCAACCAGAGGGTTATTTTGAAAGAGACGTGCGGAGATTTCATTGGCTGATATTTCGGTCGAGACGGTTATTTCATTCCAAAAAGATATATGCTGTGTTAGTTACCAACCTATACGATAAGGAATCATTTTAACATAACGGTTTCATTGAGTGACGCTTCATCGGTGTTACATACGGActgtattattcataaaacattAAGACACATCAACATAAACTATGACCCGAACAAAAACACTATTAATACCCAGAAAAATAGGCAGGTTAATGGCctttaaacgatttaaaagtataaaaaggaaataaaaaagccAAATCTATAGCGAATTGTATTAAACAATAGATACGTGAGTACAACGCTAGCAATGAAGCCTCTGCGATAATTCTACAGTGTAAAGAAAAGACTAGAAGCGTTTCATCCATCTTGGACTCAGATTTCGCGATGCGATTTTCTCAGAGTTGGCGCGCCTGGCCACTTGATACTGTTGTACAGTACAgtataattactattaatgTATACGACATTGCAGTATTTTGGTAGCAAGATATTTGTCAACTTAAACTATTTCCTTTATATTTACAAGGCATGCTTTAAACGTATTTTTGCATTCATCAAAGGTCGGAGTAACAAAAATTTCACATTACTTTCAATAACGTTTtgcattttatatgaaattttttcCCGATAGTAACAAAGGCAGAAGCTCAACAAGTTGACAAAGGAAAAACTAGGCAATAACTCGATACCGCTCAATGGGACTAGTACGTAATATTGAAAGGAAAACAGATTTTTCCGACAAGGCTTTGCGAagagtttaatattaaacattgtgttacctCGTACTAAAACATATACTTAATGGGTACGAAGTTTTATTAGAATGACTGCCTTGGAGTTGAAACTCAAGACGTTCAAGGCTCAAGACAGATCAATCGATTAAAGTAGCTGTTATCGTGAGAAAATGTATgcatcatatataatattatggaaataaatacatacaagtaAATCgcttatgtttttatatttttcaaagcaTCACGAATATTATTTCGGCTcggtattttttacttgagACTATTTTACAACCGCTTtattactaaaactaaatttaactttGTATAGTGTGACTATATCACATACTTCATTAATTTAAggataatatttcttaaaactgTGCTGATCTGTTTTGAGTAATAATTTCTAGAtgaactgtttatttttattatgtcattaaaaaacaacttaTTACGTTCTCGTTTctcaaaatttgttttagataGGACCTCTAACAGATTTAAAATGGCAATTGGATGGAAAGAGAATTCAAAAGGACAACAACATCGCAATACACGTCACTCCACCAGATGGAGAAGAAGACGAGTTCGTGCCGCCGCTGCGAGCGCGCCGCAAACTTAGCACACCGCTCAGCGTGCTTCCCGGAACTGAACGGCTAAAATTGTCCGGTACAAGTATATTTTTCCCTCAAAACAGAGATGTGAAAACTATGATTCTGTTGATACTCTTGCTTAAACGATTAAAACTTATTCTATATGATTCTTCAAAGTTGGTAGATCATCACCTTGATGGTtacgaactagcgaactgtggaatcatCTTCCGGCGGGGATGACCCCAGAGACCCTGGGTGAGATGACCTCCAACTGTTTAAAAATGATCATACTCCTTCCTCAAAGGCCAGGGACTCGCCCAccaaaatgggtgtccatgggctgcgatggcTCTCCattttgggcgtcccgtaggctatgctataaaaaaatatgtaaaaagttaatttatggtttaaaatatgGATTAGAACTTGATTAGAGTATACTACGCTACTATTTATCGCAGTTTGATCAACAGTTACGATCTAATATTTGCTTATATTTTACGGATATCATTTTTCAGATGGCCTACGATTATCACCAACACGTTCGTTGTCACCGATTGATCGCACTAAACGACGATTTAGCACAATGGTATCAAGCACGGCAGCTGCTGCAGTCTCCCGAAGGTTGTCTGCCACCATCGGTTGGTGCCTAGCCATGCCTACCCAAGTCAAACCGCAAATTGTCCGACAAGGAAGAGCTCTATGTCTTCAGTACATTAAGACTCAAATACGTAGATCTTCAGCGTGCCCTAAGAAGGTAaccaaataaagaaataaatagcaTCTTAATAGTAGAAAACTACTGTTAAGTTGTAATCAGACATAATGAGAACTTGTGAGAGAACGATTCTGCAAtctgttttacaataaaaatgagCTGAAAAACTCGGcggacatttttattatttttgagagctttgcttacttttgctgacaagagaaggggaggggggggggaataaattgcagtaaatttGCTTACGTAATACCCGAACGGCCCCTAAGATGTATCATCtaaataagctttttaatattttaagccTCAAAAACTGCAAATACTTTTTCTCTTtcatattattacttaattaaggAATAAACATCACAGTAATATCTTCTTCAGCAAATAGTATTAAAACGCCTACAACAAATGCTGGAAACGGAATGCGGAGAAGAGGCAATAAACAACGTAGAGTCGGGAGTAATAGCGGCGTTACGAGCTTTATGTGCAGCATTAGAAAGGAAAAGGCCTGACGCGTTTCGACACGTGGCCCGTCAGGCGACGAGAGCTCCCTCAGCCATGCTCCGATCAGACACTGCCCTTGCGGAACTTGCTTTAGCCCTAGCTAGACGCATTACTAGAGAAAACATAACTTGGTCAAAGGTAACTTTTTCCATAGTCTTCACAAAGAATAAGTACTTAAATAgctcattaaatttttttttaaataaagtcgTTAAGTTGTCATCGAACTAAAGTCTATGAAGAGATTAATGTTTCTTAATTATTCATGTTCGTTGTTAAAGACTATTGTAATTAGTTACACAAATGAttcttataatttgtaaaattccACCTTATTAACTTTACAAAATACGAGCGTGTCACTATTGTGCATTGTTCAAGTAAAAGCTCATTTAGTATGTGATTACCGCCCATAGACAAGTGCTTTTAATATTCTAGCACTGAAAATATCCACGTTTACGATCCATAaagatttacttttattaacattacgTAGTATTAAAATTCGTATTTCTGTTCTCCATAAAAAGGTAACGATAACCTAAAAGAAGATTTAAGGGTTGGATAACACGAGTGAATATCACATTTGTAACCTCTTCTTAGGCCGATGTTTTTTCTAACCGGTTCTATAGATTGCGTGTCTCAATATCAGAAGAAAAACTAAGTGGTaccaatttatataatagcaTTTCCGTTGTGCATATTTACCGTTGTTTGAACAGATTATCGTAAATTAAaagctaatttatttatttattcaaagacAGGGACCAATCACTAACATACCTAATTATGCTTATAAAAAAGTGTATCTCAAAGTAACCATTCATTCCtttcttatttttagattgCAGCTGTATATTGCATCTGTGGTGCATTAGCAAGAGAAGCCGCTGAAGCAGCAGACAGTGAACCTGCTCTGGAACTTATAGCAGCCCCGGCGGCGGCTATCGCAGATCTCCTGCATGAAGAACCTGGCAATTGGGTTGCCAGTCATGGCGGTTGggtaataacaaaatataaacagaaaGAAAGGACTTAGCAATCGCCCTATTAactcaaattattaattaaattaactttggTCGCGAGAaatcagaaaaaaaaagtgtaattACATTACATAGTAGCAAGGACAAGCTGAGATCCATTCTTTGTGTCTATGATGAACcttcaaaatatgtttaattttaatttctacttttaaattatatttttttcagaatgGACTTATTGAGCGGCTGCGCGTTAGTGAACGCGATCAAAGATCCGAAAAAAATTTACGTGTTATGATCTCCGTCTTCGTGATTGCCTGCGCAACGCTATTTCTTCTCCGCTTTTTATCTATTCTTACGCAGTAAATTGTCctgtaatttataaagtattttatgaataaaaatttaaaaaacgcaTTTACAACGAAAATGAGTTTAAATAACCTACCAACTATTCACCTAATCTATATAAACTacctagaaaaatattttttctatttaaaatacatttagtaATATAGCTAGGAATATTTCAGGGTGCAAAATATAATCGACAACTAAAAAGACTAAGAAGCTTTGacttttcataatttattatttgatatttatcgTAATACTTTCAAATACGAAGATTGATCTTGGACGCAATTCTCAACttcgtttataatattttgccCTAATTTACCTAAGTTGAACTGAAAACTTTTTCAGACAAACCAAGAGgccaaacattatttaattaaagtttatttaacacTTGGTTCCAGATTTTTGTGATTCAAAATACACGTTGCtagaaatttctttaaatttttttaaagaattgtttacattattacGTATCTAATCTgattatttagaatataaagCTCATTTAGATAATGCGCGCTAATAATCAACAAGCGCGAGCTCTGGCTTGAATCAAATTTTAGACTCCATAGattaataaacttgttttgGCGATGTACATAGACTGTTGTGTCATTCAAATCCACAGAGTAGATACTGATACAAAGTGACTAAATTTCTCTGTGGTATGTAACAAAATTGTCAAGTGTCATTTGTCCTTGTCAATTATGTTCTTTTCCCAATTTTGATTCGATGGTTTTGGAAAACTGAAAAAGTATCTTGTTTACACTAGTTTCtagatatttttaagtgttaaacttataatttaatgagGTAATATCTTTTTAATGGATTCACCTTAATTGATGTatgataattacaaaataatacgtCATGTCCagtaataactaaaactagcGACTATATGATGAGTGAAAGAGAAGTCTCCATTCCTAGCCTGTTATTTTGCCTTTTCTCTTGACATCTATTtactttatcaatatttttcatatattttgatttaaaagagATATTGCACcctgaaattgtttattattagggctttattattaaagcacACAAAGTTGAGCCTCTTTTCTTAATTGGGGAAATATTAGCGTAATTCGCATTCGCCAAGTACATTATCGGATGACGTTTGCTTTACCAACAAAAACTAAGCAGTAATTTTCTAATGTAATGCTCAAATTTCCAGCTTTGAATTGGAGGGCAACAATGAAGTATTACTgtgaagttaaataaaaacgatatataaagttttgttgtgaattaaaaaataatcagccGCAATGATGAAAAGTACGTTACCGAAAGACAAACCTGGCAAGATGAGGATCAGAGCTTTTCCCGTAAGTCACGCCTTATAATATTGCACACtcgatgtaaaaaatataatttattaaaatttatattacagtcTAGAAGGTTACATatgtatgataaaaaaaatattttactaattgttttcatacatttttaaaaggaaGCTCATTGTTAAGAAACACTAAGAAAATGCTCTAATTTTAGTTTGAATATAATGTTTGATTTAAGAGGATGGATGGAGGATTAatcttaacataaaaaaataatttattaaagaatagtcataatataacttaatttgtgtgaaattaaataaggttatattatactttactAAATTTGCCTGAGTCTGGAGTTCTTGAATTTTTTAGATAATGATAAATAGTGTGTGTATATAGATGTTAGTGTTTTCAATGATTTATGGTGTATGTTTTTAATCCATAGCCACTATTTGACAACCAATTTCAAAATTGGAAAAATTTGTTCACTTGAATAGAGACAAaatttcagtaaaaaaaatgtcattaaTTTGTTTGACAACATAGAAAAATCAGTCAACATTAgagaatttataaattgtttacaatgtacatatttttactttgataTTGATGTTTTTGTGATGATAGAAatcattaaactaaaaatgacTAGAAAATTTCAAGTATGGAACTATTCAGAACCTTATTATCAGATGTATCCGGATACATGGGTATGTCCTGTCAATAACTTGTATTAAATAGACAGGCTGTCCAATTCATATTAAGTAGAACCACAAATGACTAATTTGTTAGTTGTGCTTCATATCAAAGCTgtctttatttttacttattgtaAAATCATAGTTGTTGTATTGATGTTTTAATCATAGTTAAGGAAGTTGTCTGAGAAGatcacaatttataattatatatattttattgctaaTGAGCATTACTAATTACTATACataaaatttctaaattaaatactactaGACCTCACCTCATGTGTATAGTAATAAGATAGTCATAATCTTCAtaacaatagaaataaatctttttcagATGACTATGGATGAGAAGTATGTGGAGAGTATATGGAGTTTACTAAAAAATGCAATACAGgaaatacagaaaaaaaataattcggGTCTGTCATTTGAAGAATTATACAGGAATGCATATACTATGGTACTCCACAAACATGGAGAGAGATTGTACACTGGCCTTAAGGAAGTTGTTACACATCACCTCGAAAACAAGGTAACAGATTGAGAGCCTTCAAAAGGATATCTATTTATATCAGCATTtctatgaattttaattatgtaggatCCCTTTGAAATGTTACTGGCTATAAATCCCTTAAGGTATAGAAGTGTTTGTAACTGAATACTCTTCAATCATTTACCTTTAAAGCTAActgaattattttgtttcttctAAATATGGaatcattaaattttcttaaagctTAAATATTGCACGCTAAATGCAAACTgcaattttacttaaaatgtataatatctCTAGAgacaattttgttataaataattttaagagccactacacaattaataaaacaaataaacaaaaatcttcACAGGTCCGTGAAGATG containing:
- the LOC123712262 gene encoding uncharacterized protein LOC123712262, whose protein sequence is MGLIGPLTDLKWQLDGKRIQKDNNIAIHVTPPDGEEDEFVPPLRARRKLSTPLSVLPGTERLKLSDGLRLSPTRSLSPIDRTKRRFSTMVSSTAAAAVSRRLSATIGWCLAMPTQVKPQIVRQGRALCLQYIKTQIRRSSACPKKQIVLKRLQQMLETECGEEAINNVESGVIAALRALCAALERKRPDAFRHVARQATRAPSAMLRSDTALAELALALARRITRENITWSKIAAVYCICGALAREAAEAADSEPALELIAAPAAAIADLLHEEPGNWVASHGGWNGLIERLRVSERDQRSEKNLRVMISVFVIACATLFLLRFLSILTQ